A genomic stretch from Erwinia sp. E_sp_B01_1 includes:
- the purM gene encoding phosphoribosylformylglycinamidine cyclo-ligase, whose translation MTDKTSLSYKDAGVDIDAGNALVDRIKGVVKKTRRPEVMGGLGGFGALCALPQKYREPILVSGTDGVGTKLRLAMDLKRHDSIGIDLVAMCVNDLVVSGAEPLFFLDYYATGKLDVEIAASVITGIAEGCSQSGCALVGGETAEMPGMYHGEDYDVAGFCVGVVEKSEIIDGSKVQDGDVLIALGSSGPHSNGYSLVRKILEHSNTDPETTQLEGKPLADHLLAPTRIYVKNILSLIEQVDVHAVAHLTGGGFWENIPRVLPDNTQAVIDESSWQWPAVFGWMQEAGNVSRFEMYRTFNCGVGMLIALSAEEADKAVQLMTDAGEKAWKIGVIKASDSEERVVINA comes from the coding sequence GTGACCGACAAAACCTCTCTCAGCTATAAAGACGCCGGCGTAGATATCGATGCTGGTAATGCTTTAGTCGATCGTATTAAAGGCGTAGTGAAAAAGACCCGTCGCCCGGAAGTCATGGGTGGGCTGGGCGGTTTCGGTGCCCTTTGTGCACTGCCGCAAAAATACCGCGAACCGATTCTGGTTTCCGGCACTGACGGCGTCGGCACCAAGCTGCGTCTGGCGATGGACCTTAAACGCCACGATTCCATCGGAATCGATCTGGTCGCGATGTGCGTGAATGATTTGGTGGTTTCGGGAGCCGAACCCCTGTTCTTCCTGGATTACTATGCCACCGGCAAACTGGATGTGGAGATCGCAGCCAGTGTGATCACCGGGATTGCTGAAGGCTGTTCACAGTCAGGCTGTGCATTGGTAGGCGGCGAGACCGCTGAAATGCCGGGCATGTATCATGGCGAAGATTACGACGTGGCTGGCTTCTGTGTCGGCGTGGTCGAAAAATCAGAAATTATCGACGGCAGCAAAGTTCAGGACGGCGACGTGCTGATTGCTCTCGGTTCCAGCGGCCCGCACTCCAACGGCTATTCGCTGGTGCGTAAGATTCTGGAACACAGCAACACCGATCCGGAAACCACTCAGCTGGAAGGCAAGCCTCTGGCCGATCATCTGCTGGCCCCAACCCGCATCTACGTGAAGAACATCCTGAGCCTGATTGAACAGGTTGATGTTCATGCTGTTGCTCACCTGACCGGCGGCGGCTTCTGGGAAAATATCCCACGCGTGCTGCCTGACAACACCCAGGCGGTGATTGATGAGTCAAGCTGGCAGTGGCCTGCTGTGTTTGGCTGGATGCAGGAAGCGGGCAACGTGAGCCGCTTTGAGATGTACCGCACCTTTAACTGTGGCGTAGGCATGTTGATTGCCCTGAGCGCAGAAGAAGCGGACAAAGCGGTGCAGTTGATGACCGATGCGGGCGAGAAAGCCTGGAAAATCGGGGTGATCAAGGCTTCCGATTCTGAAGAACGTGTGGTCATTAACGCATGA
- the purN gene encoding phosphoribosylglycinamide formyltransferase, whose translation MKRLVVLVSGQGSNLQAILDGCQQGQIHGSVAAVFSNKSEAYGLTRAREAGVPAHALAASQFADREAFDNQLMLEIDAYAPDLVVLAGYMRILSPQFVQHYAGRMLNIHPSLLPKYPGLHTHRQAIENGDEEHGTSVHFVTEQLDGGPVILQAKVPVFAGDTEDEVNARVQHQEHAIYPLVVSWFVEGRLEMKDDAAWLDGEKLPLEGHAFD comes from the coding sequence ATGAAACGGCTAGTCGTGCTGGTATCCGGCCAGGGGAGCAATCTTCAGGCAATCCTGGATGGCTGTCAGCAGGGCCAGATCCACGGCAGCGTGGCTGCCGTGTTCAGCAACAAATCGGAAGCTTACGGTCTGACGCGAGCGCGTGAGGCCGGGGTGCCTGCCCATGCGCTGGCGGCCTCTCAGTTTGCCGATCGTGAGGCGTTTGATAATCAGCTGATGCTGGAAATCGACGCTTATGCACCCGATCTGGTAGTGCTGGCCGGTTATATGCGCATTCTCAGTCCGCAGTTTGTTCAGCACTATGCCGGACGAATGCTGAATATCCACCCCTCCCTGCTGCCTAAATATCCCGGATTGCATACGCATCGCCAGGCCATTGAGAACGGTGATGAAGAGCACGGAACATCGGTGCATTTTGTCACTGAACAGTTGGATGGCGGCCCGGTGATCCTTCAGGCGAAGGTGCCGGTTTTTGCTGGCGATACTGAGGATGAGGTAAATGCACGCGTTCAGCATCAGGAACACGCCATTTATCCGTTGGTGGTGAGCTGGTTTGTTGAGGGTCGTCTGGAGATGAAGGATGACGCAGCCTGGCTGGATGGCGAGAAGTTACCGCTGGAAGGTCACGCGTTCGACTGA
- the pstB gene encoding phosphate ABC transporter ATP-binding protein PstB — protein MADELETTLELENFSLWYGEKQALNEIALRIPKNRITALIGPSGCGKSTLLRSLNRMNELIDGCRTEGDIRINQQSILSGSQDLSALRRRVGMVFQRPNPFPKTIYENVVYGLRLQGVRDRRVLDEAVERALRAAALWSEVKDNLWQNALTLSSGQQQRLVIARAIAIEPEILLLDEPTSALDPISTLVIEELMSTLRQHFTLILVTHNMQQAARVSDFTAFMHQGSVVEFGETDELFTTPRQRRTEDYITGRYG, from the coding sequence ATGGCTGATGAGCTGGAAACCACGCTTGAGCTGGAAAATTTTTCGCTGTGGTATGGCGAAAAACAGGCGTTGAATGAGATCGCCCTGCGCATTCCTAAAAATCGCATTACCGCCCTGATTGGCCCCTCCGGCTGCGGCAAATCCACGCTGCTGCGGAGCCTAAACCGGATGAACGAGCTGATCGACGGCTGTCGTACCGAAGGCGATATCCGGATCAACCAGCAGTCGATTTTATCGGGCAGTCAGGATCTCTCCGCGCTGCGCAGAAGAGTTGGCATGGTGTTCCAGCGACCGAACCCGTTTCCTAAAACTATCTATGAAAATGTGGTTTATGGACTGCGCCTGCAGGGCGTGCGCGATCGTCGGGTGCTGGATGAGGCGGTAGAGCGGGCGCTGCGTGCTGCTGCGCTGTGGAGCGAAGTCAAAGATAACCTCTGGCAGAACGCGCTGACGCTCTCCAGCGGTCAGCAGCAGCGGCTGGTGATTGCCCGCGCGATCGCTATTGAGCCGGAGATACTGCTGCTGGATGAACCTACCTCGGCGCTGGACCCCATCTCCACGCTGGTCATCGAAGAGCTGATGAGCACGCTCCGGCAGCACTTCACGCTGATCCTCGTCACCCATAACATGCAGCAGGCCGCGCGTGTCTCTGACTTCACGGCCTTTATGCATCAGGGAAGCGTGGTGGAGTTTGGTGAAACGGACGAACTTTTCACAACGCCGCGCCAGCGTCGTACCGAGGATTATATTACCGGGCGCTACGGCTGA
- the pstA gene encoding phosphate ABC transporter permease PstA, which produces MSAVMSNHRWRWLTGGAVAVSLLAFILLIALLAWQGLRYFWPQPVTLYTVQQTLGTTQILGEVAQSQTVSRQQLEASGRKIPDNLPEEVTRYLIKTGNRDFSASDFQNILSSQIVSSEAPTGVIALQRRTGGMAYGWFDGLLENGQPLVARNMMRTLQQRIKQSQQHMSQAESLRRVSMAKLNSELERLAQRQRRLQQDNRYTAQAQSIHQADSAELQRQFSLKAQQLGELTSESNSTVLILRDAQGQQHRIPMNQILSAWYPNAMTYGEKWLQFGWQVWHFVSGTQGDTLGEGGVFPAIFGTVLMVLLMSVVVMPLGVIAAIWLHEYAGNSLMTRLVRIAVVNLAGVPSIVYGVFGLGFFVWLVGGSLDKVLFADALPAPTFGTPGLLWASLTLALLTLPVVIVATEEGLSRIPASLRQGSLALGATQAETLWHVTLPLAVPAMLTGLILAVARAAGETAPLMLVGVVKMVPELPIDAVFPYLHLDRKFMHLGFQIYDLAFQSPNAQADRPLVFATALLLVTIILALNVLAMALRHRLRERYRALMN; this is translated from the coding sequence ATGAGTGCCGTGATGAGTAACCACCGCTGGCGCTGGTTAACCGGTGGGGCGGTGGCGGTGAGTCTGCTGGCCTTTATCCTGCTTATTGCTCTTCTCGCCTGGCAGGGATTACGCTACTTCTGGCCGCAGCCCGTCACCTTGTATACCGTTCAGCAAACCCTGGGCACCACGCAGATACTGGGGGAAGTCGCCCAGTCGCAAACCGTCTCACGGCAGCAGCTTGAGGCAAGCGGAAGGAAAATACCGGACAACCTGCCGGAGGAAGTGACGCGCTATCTGATTAAAACCGGCAACCGCGATTTCTCCGCTTCAGATTTTCAAAACATTCTGAGCAGCCAGATCGTCTCCAGTGAGGCGCCAACAGGGGTGATTGCCCTGCAACGCAGGACGGGCGGCATGGCTTACGGCTGGTTTGACGGACTGCTGGAGAACGGCCAGCCGCTGGTGGCGCGCAATATGATGCGCACTCTGCAACAGCGGATAAAACAGTCTCAGCAGCATATGTCCCAGGCAGAAAGCCTGCGCCGGGTCAGTATGGCGAAGCTCAACAGCGAGCTGGAGAGGCTGGCCCAGCGGCAGCGCCGTTTACAGCAGGATAACAGGTACACCGCTCAGGCTCAGTCCATCCATCAGGCCGACAGCGCGGAACTCCAGCGCCAGTTCTCACTGAAAGCGCAGCAGCTCGGTGAACTGACCAGCGAAAGCAACAGTACAGTGTTGATCCTGCGTGATGCGCAGGGGCAACAGCACCGCATCCCGATGAACCAGATCCTTTCGGCCTGGTATCCTAACGCCATGACTTACGGTGAAAAATGGCTGCAATTTGGCTGGCAGGTGTGGCATTTTGTCAGCGGTACTCAGGGCGATACCCTGGGCGAGGGGGGCGTTTTCCCGGCAATATTTGGCACCGTTTTAATGGTGCTGTTGATGTCGGTGGTCGTGATGCCGCTCGGCGTTATTGCGGCAATCTGGCTGCATGAATATGCCGGAAACAGCCTGATGACCCGGCTGGTCCGCATCGCCGTGGTTAATCTCGCCGGTGTACCCTCAATTGTTTACGGCGTGTTCGGGCTCGGCTTTTTTGTCTGGCTGGTGGGCGGAAGTCTCGATAAAGTGCTTTTCGCCGATGCCCTGCCCGCACCGACCTTTGGCACGCCAGGCCTGCTCTGGGCTTCCCTGACGCTGGCCCTGCTGACGCTGCCGGTGGTGATTGTAGCCACGGAAGAGGGGCTGTCACGCATTCCTGCGTCCCTGCGACAGGGTTCGCTGGCCCTGGGGGCGACACAAGCCGAAACCCTGTGGCATGTGACCCTGCCGCTGGCCGTTCCGGCTATGCTGACCGGGCTGATTCTGGCAGTAGCGCGGGCAGCAGGCGAAACCGCGCCGTTGATGCTGGTTGGCGTAGTGAAGATGGTGCCGGAGTTGCCCATTGATGCCGTGTTCCCTTATCTGCACCTGGATCGTAAATTTATGCACCTTGGCTTCCAGATTTACGATCTGGCTTTCCAGAGCCCCAATGCCCAGGCCGATCGCCCGCTGGTCTTTGCCACCGCCCTGTTGCTGGTGACCATTATCCTGGCGCTGAATGTGCTGGCAATGGCTTTACGCCACCGCCTGCGTGAACGCTATCGCGCGCTGATGAACTGA
- a CDS encoding ABC transporter permease subunit produces the protein MSSTPIPAQFNDRRRQFIDRLTRRVVRVCGLAILLVMLLLFVWLLWVVVPLFSSPSLRSGQMIELPASQPAVALGMDAQQKWGWRIDDQGKGFFIPLNAQPVSAPYPLTKEPVTAVSTSDNVSILLHSSSGITLVQPRFNGSEGEPDWKFPLGDKPLAGSDDAATVMSIAQVNDRHWLVAQASPGGITLLNYQAGNVPEAFTLEMPDVNLLQLSPDGQLLFGVSGSILRVWRITASGPVLRDTQTLTSAPTRLALMSGGSSLLVADDKGIAQWFDIASESGPHLRYIRQFDGASAQAVLIAEAHRRVFATLSASGELMLFASKQQGAILTHQLPSGVRSAAFAPQGDGLVTESDGQWMHFRIDNPWPDISWRNLWQKVWYEHYPSPDYVWQSTSANDEYQGKFSLVPMVAGTLKAAGLAMLFATPLALAAAMYTAWFMAPGLRRWVKPAIEMMGALPSVVIGLIAGLWLAPQLADRLLGVLLLPLMLAGVLLLCSWGTLKLPPAWRKRLCGEGREIWMLLPLLLLTLVFCLWLVPVIEHRLGTGLAERFSEGYQQRNLLIAGVAMGFALVPLIFTLAEDAIFSVPASLGQGSLALGATPWQTLTRVVVPGASSGIFAALMIGFGRALGETMIVLMATGNTPVTEGGLLQGVRSLAANVAIEMPEAAAGSGHYRILFLSALVLLVFTLIVNTFAELIRQRLRQRYSQQEGQS, from the coding sequence ATGAGTTCAACCCCCATCCCAGCCCAGTTTAATGACCGGCGCCGTCAATTTATTGACCGGCTGACTCGCCGTGTGGTCAGGGTTTGCGGGCTGGCGATCCTGCTGGTGATGCTGCTGCTTTTTGTCTGGTTGCTGTGGGTAGTGGTACCGCTATTTTCCTCGCCCTCGTTGCGCAGCGGCCAGATGATTGAACTGCCCGCTTCTCAGCCCGCGGTGGCACTGGGTATGGATGCACAGCAAAAATGGGGCTGGCGTATCGACGACCAGGGGAAAGGCTTCTTTATTCCGCTTAATGCTCAACCGGTTTCTGCGCCTTACCCACTGACCAAAGAGCCGGTCACTGCCGTCTCAACCTCCGATAACGTCAGCATCCTGCTGCACAGCAGCAGCGGGATCACCCTGGTTCAGCCCAGGTTCAATGGCTCAGAAGGCGAGCCGGACTGGAAATTCCCGCTGGGCGATAAGCCGCTGGCGGGCAGTGATGATGCCGCCACCGTCATGAGCATTGCCCAGGTGAATGACCGGCACTGGCTCGTGGCTCAGGCCAGCCCCGGGGGTATCACCCTGCTGAATTACCAGGCCGGTAACGTGCCTGAAGCCTTTACCCTGGAAATGCCGGACGTGAATTTGCTGCAACTCTCGCCGGATGGGCAACTGCTCTTCGGCGTGTCGGGTTCGATTCTTCGGGTGTGGCGCATCACCGCCTCCGGCCCCGTGCTGCGCGATACGCAGACCTTAACCTCAGCGCCAACCCGCCTCGCCCTGATGAGCGGAGGCAGTTCGCTGCTGGTGGCAGATGATAAGGGGATTGCGCAGTGGTTTGATATCGCCAGTGAATCCGGGCCGCATCTGCGCTATATCCGCCAGTTTGACGGGGCAAGCGCGCAGGCAGTGCTGATCGCTGAGGCTCATCGCCGCGTGTTCGCCACCCTCAGCGCTTCAGGTGAACTGATGCTGTTTGCCAGCAAACAGCAGGGCGCAATTTTAACCCATCAGCTCCCGTCGGGCGTCCGGAGTGCAGCTTTTGCGCCTCAGGGGGATGGTCTGGTGACGGAAAGCGACGGGCAGTGGATGCACTTCAGGATCGATAACCCCTGGCCCGACATCAGCTGGCGCAATCTCTGGCAAAAAGTCTGGTATGAACACTACCCCTCACCGGACTATGTCTGGCAGTCCACTTCGGCTAACGACGAGTATCAGGGGAAATTCAGCCTGGTGCCGATGGTGGCAGGCACGCTGAAAGCGGCCGGGCTGGCTATGCTGTTTGCCACTCCGCTGGCGCTGGCGGCGGCGATGTACACGGCCTGGTTTATGGCACCGGGTCTGCGGCGCTGGGTGAAACCGGCCATCGAAATGATGGGCGCGCTGCCCAGCGTGGTAATAGGCCTGATTGCCGGATTGTGGCTGGCACCGCAACTGGCGGACCGCTTACTGGGCGTGCTTTTACTGCCGCTGATGCTGGCAGGCGTTTTACTGTTATGCAGTTGGGGGACGCTGAAATTGCCCCCGGCCTGGCGCAAGCGTCTGTGTGGCGAAGGGCGTGAAATCTGGATGTTGCTGCCGCTGCTGCTGCTGACCCTGGTCTTTTGTCTCTGGCTGGTGCCGGTCATTGAACACCGGCTGGGTACAGGCCTGGCCGAACGCTTCAGCGAGGGGTATCAGCAGCGTAATTTACTGATTGCCGGGGTGGCAATGGGCTTTGCTCTGGTGCCGCTGATCTTTACCCTGGCAGAAGATGCCATTTTCAGCGTGCCGGCCTCGCTGGGGCAGGGATCGCTGGCGTTAGGTGCCACGCCGTGGCAAACGCTGACCCGCGTGGTGGTGCCTGGCGCCTCATCCGGCATTTTTGCCGCGCTGATGATCGGCTTTGGTCGGGCACTGGGGGAAACCATGATTGTGTTGATGGCCACGGGAAATACTCCGGTAACAGAGGGCGGCCTGCTTCAGGGGGTGCGAAGCCTGGCGGCCAACGTAGCGATTGAGATGCCGGAAGCGGCGGCGGGCAGCGGGCATTACCGTATTCTGTTCCTGAGCGCGCTGGTGCTGCTGGTCTTCACCCTGATTGTGAACACCTTTGCTGAACTGATCCGTCAGCGATTACGCCAGCGTTACAGTCAGCAGGAGGGGCAGTCATGA
- the ppk1 gene encoding polyphosphate kinase 1: protein MGQEKLYIEKELSWLSFNERVLQEAADKTNPLIERMRFLGIYSNNLEEFYKVRFADLKRRILIGEEQGSPSTPRHLLKKIQARVLKADQEFDGLYNDLLLEMARNQIFLINERQLSPNQQSWLRHYFKHQLRQHITPILVNHDTDLIEFLKDDYTYLAVEIIRGAQISYALLEIPSDKVPRFVNLPPETPRRRKPMILLDNILRYCLGDIFRGFFDYDALNAYSMKMTRDAEYDLVTEMESSLLELMSSSLKQRLTAEPVRFVYQRDMPDAMVEMLGKKLNITNYDSIVPGGRYHNFKDFIGFPNVGKANLVNKPLPQLRHIWFDRFRNGFDAIRNRDVLLYYPYHTFEHVLELLRQASFDPAVLAIKINIYRVAKNSRIIDAMIHAAYNGKKVTVVVELQARFDEAANIHWAKRLTEAGVHVIFSAPGLKIHAKLFLISRRENGEIARYAHIGTGNFNEKTARIYTDYSLLTADARITNEVRRVFNFIENPYRPVSFEHLMVSPQNSRQMLYQLIDNEIANAQNGIPAGITLKINNLVDKGLVDRLYTASSVGVKVNLLVRGMCSLIPNLEGISENIRVISIVDRYLEHDRVYIFDNGGDKKVFLSSADWMTRNIDYRIEVAVSILDPILKQRVLDIIGILFSDTLKARFVDKELSNRYVPRGNRRKVRAQLSIYDYIKSLEQPD from the coding sequence ATGGGTCAGGAAAAGCTCTATATAGAGAAAGAACTAAGCTGGTTATCGTTCAACGAACGTGTCCTTCAGGAAGCGGCGGATAAGACCAATCCCCTGATTGAACGCATGCGTTTTCTGGGAATTTACTCTAATAATCTGGAAGAGTTCTATAAAGTACGCTTTGCCGACTTAAAACGCCGTATTCTGATCGGTGAAGAGCAAGGTTCGCCTTCCACCCCACGCCACCTTTTAAAAAAAATTCAGGCACGGGTATTAAAGGCAGATCAGGAGTTTGATGGTCTGTATAACGATTTGCTGTTGGAGATGGCGCGTAACCAGATTTTCCTGATTAACGAGCGTCAACTCTCCCCTAACCAGCAAAGCTGGCTTCGTCACTATTTCAAACACCAGCTGCGCCAGCACATCACGCCGATTCTGGTGAACCACGACACCGACCTGATTGAATTCCTGAAGGATGATTACACCTACCTGGCGGTGGAGATTATTCGTGGCGCTCAAATCAGCTACGCCCTGCTGGAGATCCCCTCCGACAAGGTGCCGCGCTTTGTAAATCTGCCACCGGAAACGCCGCGCCGCCGCAAGCCGATGATCCTGCTGGACAATATCCTGCGTTACTGCCTGGGCGATATTTTCCGTGGCTTCTTTGATTACGATGCGCTGAATGCCTACTCGATGAAGATGACCCGTGATGCAGAATATGATCTGGTCACGGAGATGGAATCCAGCCTGCTGGAACTGATGTCCTCCAGCCTTAAGCAGCGACTAACGGCTGAACCGGTGCGGTTTGTCTATCAACGCGACATGCCAGATGCGATGGTGGAGATGCTGGGTAAAAAGCTCAACATCACCAACTATGACTCCATCGTTCCCGGCGGGCGTTACCATAACTTTAAAGATTTTATTGGCTTCCCTAACGTCGGCAAGGCAAATCTGGTTAACAAACCGCTGCCGCAGCTACGTCACATCTGGTTTGACCGTTTCCGTAATGGGTTTGACGCCATCCGCAATCGTGATGTGCTGCTCTATTACCCTTATCACACCTTTGAGCATGTGCTTGAGTTACTGCGTCAGGCCTCGTTCGACCCGGCCGTACTGGCTATCAAAATCAATATTTATCGGGTGGCCAAAAACTCCCGCATCATTGATGCGATGATCCACGCCGCCTACAACGGTAAAAAAGTCACCGTGGTGGTGGAGTTGCAGGCACGCTTTGATGAAGCGGCGAACATTCACTGGGCCAAGCGGCTTACGGAAGCTGGCGTGCATGTTATTTTCTCTGCACCTGGACTCAAGATCCACGCCAAGCTGTTTTTGATCTCGCGCCGGGAAAACGGCGAGATTGCCAGGTATGCCCATATCGGCACCGGCAATTTCAACGAGAAAACCGCCCGTATCTATACCGATTATTCTCTCTTAACCGCTGATGCGCGCATTACTAATGAGGTGCGTCGGGTCTTTAACTTTATTGAAAACCCCTATCGCCCGGTGAGCTTCGAACACCTGATGGTGTCACCGCAGAACTCCCGTCAGATGCTTTATCAGCTGATTGATAATGAGATCGCCAATGCGCAAAACGGCATACCTGCCGGTATCACGCTTAAAATCAATAATCTGGTGGATAAGGGGCTGGTAGACAGGCTTTATACCGCCTCCAGCGTGGGCGTAAAGGTGAACCTGTTAGTACGCGGTATGTGTTCCCTGATCCCTAATCTTGAAGGGATCAGCGAAAATATTCGCGTCATCAGCATTGTTGACCGTTATCTTGAGCACGATCGCGTCTATATTTTTGATAACGGCGGCGATAAAAAAGTGTTCCTCTCATCCGCAGACTGGATGACCCGTAATATTGATTATCGTATCGAGGTTGCCGTCTCCATTCTTGACCCTATTCTGAAACAGCGGGTGCTGGATATTATTGGCATCCTGTTCAGTGATACGCTTAAGGCGCGCTTCGTAGACAAAGAGCTCAGTAACCGGTATGTTCCGCGCGGCAATCGCCGCAAAGTGCGCGCCCAACTGTCTATCTACGATTACATTAAATCTCTGGAACAACCTGACTAA